A DNA window from Haloactinospora alba contains the following coding sequences:
- a CDS encoding IclR family transcriptional regulator: MPGRIQSVERAAAILRLLAGGVRGLSLTEIARTLELPKGTTLGILRTLQHVGFVEQDAETGQYRLGGGVLRLGTRYLDGNELRTRALNWADSLAGRSGESVRIGILHEGQVLVVHHVFRPDDSSQTLEVGSLLPLHASALGKALLAFDPLACPDEPEPGTELVGYTRNTLTSPEELQHELEAVRSHGWASEKEELIDGEVALAAPIRDRRGTAVGAIGLSGAIERLCDDEGLRREQISYVRDAARSISRELGAHPW, from the coding sequence ATGCCTGGCAGAATCCAGTCCGTCGAACGCGCCGCCGCCATCCTGCGGTTGCTCGCCGGCGGCGTCCGCGGACTGAGCCTCACCGAGATCGCCCGGACGTTGGAGCTCCCCAAGGGAACGACGCTGGGCATCCTGCGCACCCTGCAGCATGTGGGCTTCGTCGAGCAGGACGCGGAAACGGGCCAGTACCGCCTCGGTGGTGGGGTGCTGCGGTTGGGCACCCGGTACCTGGACGGCAACGAGCTCCGCACCCGCGCGCTGAACTGGGCCGACTCGCTCGCGGGGCGCAGCGGGGAGAGCGTACGGATCGGCATCCTGCACGAGGGGCAGGTACTGGTGGTCCACCATGTGTTCCGCCCGGACGACAGCAGTCAGACGCTCGAGGTGGGATCGCTGCTGCCGCTGCACGCGAGCGCCCTGGGCAAGGCGCTGCTGGCTTTCGACCCGTTGGCCTGTCCCGACGAGCCGGAACCGGGGACCGAGCTGGTCGGCTACACCCGAAACACCCTCACCTCACCCGAGGAGCTGCAGCACGAGCTGGAGGCGGTCCGCAGCCACGGATGGGCCTCGGAGAAGGAGGAGCTCATCGACGGCGAGGTGGCACTCGCCGCCCCGATCCGTGACCGGCGGGGAACCGCGGTGGGCGCGATCGGGCTGTCCGGGGCGATCGAGCGGCTGTGCGACGACGAGGGCCTGCGCAGGGAGCAGATCTCCTACGTACGCGACGCGGCGCGTTCCATCTCCCGGGAGCTGGGGGCACACCCCTGGTGA